A stretch of the Rosa rugosa chromosome 5, drRosRugo1.1, whole genome shotgun sequence genome encodes the following:
- the LOC133708951 gene encoding E3 ubiquitin-protein ligase XBAT32 — protein sequence MKFLSVMGNSFGCSASGERLVSAARDGDLQEAKALLECNPRLARYSTFGVRNSPLHYSAAQGHHEIVSLLLESGVDINLRNYRGQTALMQACQHGHWEVVLTLILFKATIHRADYLNGGTALHFAALNGHTRCIRILLADYIPSSPDFWSMLRNELENEEPITEFDHDVLGQIINRPADGGITALHMAALNGHLETVQLLLDLGASVFAITVEDGATIDLIGAGSTALHYAACGGNAQCCQILISRGASLKAENANRWTPLMVARSWHRDWLEEVLSTEQEGQTQILPSLPSPYLSLPLMSIVKIARECGWRNNDSLPACEDPCVVCLERQCTVAAEGCDHEFCISCALYLCSTNCSTVVARGPLGSIACPLCRNGIVSFAKLLKTRPMVKGMAKTSLSLSFCRCSTEEPETASSITTPLCKPSFRSSRKCSLGYFRSQSFQKFPSIKLNYGLCMGGVSNITPCLVPCTARRCLRSGFRRTTSQPEGRRSWLSALNQQAMTSSGC from the exons ATGAAATTTCTAAGCGTTATGGGAAACTCTTTCGGATGCTCAGCATCTGGGGAGCGGTTAGTTTCAGCTGCAAGAGATGGAGATCTTCAAGAGGCCAAGGCCTTGTTGGAATGTAATCCTCGTCTAGCAAGGTACTCCACTTTTGGTGTTCGTAATTCTCCACTCCATTATTCTGCAGCTCAGGGCCACCATGAG ATAGTTTCACTCTTGCTTGAGTCTGGAGTTGATATTAATCTCAGGAATTATCGTGGTCAG ACTGCTTTGATGCAAGCTTGCCAACATGGTCATTGGGAGGTTGTTCTGACCCTGATTCTGTTTAAAGCCACC ATTCACAGAGCAGATTATCTGAATGGGGGTACTGCACTCCACTTTGCTGCTTTGAATGGCCATACTCGGTGCATCAGAATCCTCCTTGCTGATTACATTCCCAGCTCTCCGGATTTTTGGAGTATGTTAAGGAATGAATTAGAGAATGAAGAACCAATTACAGAGTTTGATCATGA TGTTTTGGGTCAGATAATTAATAGGCCTGCTGATGGAGGAATCACTGCTCTGCATATGGCAGCACTAAATGGTCATCTTGAAACTGTACAACTACTTTTGGATTTGGGGGCTTCTGTTTTTGCAATTACTGTGGAAGATGGAGCTACAATTGATTTAATAG GGGCTGGAAGCACAGCCCTACATTATGCTGCATGTGGAGGAAATGCCCAGTGTTGTCAA ATTTTGATTTCCAGGGGTGCCAGTCTGAAAGCTGAAAATGCAAACCG ATGGACGCCCTTGATGGTGGCTCGTTCATGGCATAGAGATTGGCTTGAGGAAGTCCTTAGCACGGAGCAAGAAGGCCAGACACAGATACTTCCTAGTCTTCCTTCACCATACCTATCCCTTCCCCTAATGAGCATTGTGAAGATTGCTAG AGAATGTGGATGGAGGAACAATGATTCTTTACCTGCATGTGAAGATCCATGCGTTGTCTGTTTGGAAAGACAGTGCACCGTGGCTGCAGAAG GTTGTGATCATGAGTTCTGCATAAGTTGTGCCCTGTACCTTTGTTCGACAAACTGCAGCACGGTTGTGGCGCGTGGTCCCTTGGGATCAATCGCATGTCCTCTCTGCCGGAATGGCATAGTTTCATTTGCGAAGCTTCTAAAAACAAGACCAATGGTGAAGGGGATGGCAAAAACTAGTTTATCCCTATCATTTTGCCGCTGTTCTACCGAGGAACCAGAGACAGCCTCCTCAATAACCACCCCTTTATGCAAGCCCAGTTTTCGTTCCTCTCGGAAATGTTCGCTGGGATATTTCCGGTCCCAGAGCTTCCAGAAGTTCCCATCTATCAAACTCAACTACGGCCTTTGCATGGGAGGAGTTTCAAACATTACACCTTGTTTGGTTCCGTGCACTGCTCGTAGATGTTTGAGATCAGGCTTCAGACGAACAACTTCTCAGCCTGAGGGCAGAAGGTCATGGCTATCTGCACTCAATCAACAAGCAATGACTAGCAGCGGATGCTGA
- the LOC133709907 gene encoding GCN5-related N-acetyltransferase 7, chloroplastic, with product MALLSSPRPLPTHFSASTSTSLLVRRRPITACQVCTPKQPLHESTLNVAEGFAEDELWAAACLRVRSFYQFKPTTFGLQDHKMFLAEREFEAIKERVSGKRKGFGRVSCVNATVPLSQFSSLSFPADDLCASCKFTDNGEDRVVVGTLDLNQCVSLPDEIAGRRPEAIGADFARAYLSNVCVAKELHRNGLGHALVAKSKLVARDWGISDLYVHVAVDNEPAKQLYMKSGFVYESDEPAWQARFLDRPRRLLLWFGIPGVQL from the exons ATGGCCCTTCTATCTTCTCCTCGTCCTCTCCCAACCCACTTCTCTGCTTCCACCTCCACTTCTCTACTTGTCCGCCGCCGCCCAATCACCGCCTGCCAAGTCTGCACCCCCAAGCAACCCTTACATGAGTCCACTCTCAATGTCGCCGAAGGTTTTGCCGAGGATGAGCTCTGGGCCGCCGCCTGTCTCCGTGTTCGGTCCTTCTACCAGTTCAAGCCCACCACGTTCGGCCTCCAA GATCACAAAATGTTCTTGGCGGAGCGAGAGTTTGAAGCTATCAAGGAACGTGTTAGTGGGAAGAGGAAGGGTTTTGGGAGAGTTTCGTGTGTAAATGCTACAGTCCCACTTTCGCAATTCTCAAGCCTTTCATTTCCGGCAGATGATTTATGTGCTTCCTGTAAG TTTACCGACAATGGAGAAGATCGAGTAGTAGTTGGGACCCTTGATCTTAACCAGTGTGTAAGTCTTCCAGATGAGATAGCAGGAAGAAGACCAGAG GCGATTGGAGCTGATTTTGCAAGGGCATATCTGAGTAATGTATGTGTTGCCAAGGAACTGCATAGAAATGGTTTAGGTCATGCTCTTGTGGCAAAGTCAAAGTTAGTTGCGCGAGATTGGG GCATAAGTGATCTGTATGTTCATGTTGCTGTTGATAATGAACCAGCAAAACAGTTGTACATGAAGAGTGGTTTCGTTTATGAGAGTGACGAACCTGCATGGCAGGCCAGGTTCCTGGACCGGCCAAGAAGGTTACTTTTGTGGTTTGGTATTCCAGGCGTGCAACTATGA
- the LOC133711613 gene encoding uncharacterized protein LOC133711613, with amino-acid sequence MDRKLKFVKEARGRKNSFPHLDIFGVSLTSACPNTIRPNLPFLLRSLPPTKTILLFVLRLRPQPSSSSPFSGYNHNPTLLVLLLFRLGPAPLLEDGEENQPLRSPHPTKTILLFVLRLRPQPSASSSFSSYNHNPTRLVLLLFRLGPAPLLEDGEENQRWRSGFWRKFELFVLGFVFHLPKLCGLHSSFLGIHVLSFLGILHIWFALSRFFSLFVIDFGKFLRFC; translated from the exons ATGGACCGGAAA TTAAAATTTGTAAAAGAAGCGCGGGGGAGGAAAAATTCATTCCCACACTTAGACATATTTGGAGTATCATTGACTTCAGCTTGCCCTAACACTATTCGACCAAACCTCCCTTTTCTCCTTCGTTCTCTGCCTCCGACAAAAACCATCCTCCTCTTCGTTCTCCGCCTCCGACCACAACCCTCCTCCTCTTCTCCATTCTCCGGCTACAATCACAACCCTAccctcctcgtcctcctccttttcCGCCTCGGACCAGCTCCTCTGCTCGAAGACGGTGAAGAGAATCAGCCTCTTCGTTCTCCCCATCCGACAAAAACCATCCTCCTCTTCGTTCTCCGCCTCCGACCACAACCCTCCGCCTCGTCTTCGTTCTCCAGCTACAATCACAACCCGACCCGcctcgtcctcctccttttcCGCCTCGGACCAGCTCCTCTGCTCGAAGACGGTGAAGAGAATCAGAGATGGAGGTCGGGCTTttggagaaaatttgagcttttTGTCTTAG GATTTGTGTTTCATCTACCGAAGCTTTGTGGGCTGCATTCGAGCTTTCTGGGCATTCATGTTCTGAGCTTTCTGGGCATTCTCCATATCTGGTTTGCTCTCTCTCGATTCTTCTCATTGTTTGTGATTGATTTTGGGAAATTTTTGCGCTTTTGTTGA